DNA from Helicobacter pylori:
ATATCCTTAACTTTTAGGTATTCTTTAATACTCTCTGCTTTTTCAAAAAGCTTGGTATTGCTCTTACAACTAAAGATACCATCAATGCATAAATTTTTTACTTTGTTTAAAAGCGTTAAAAAGATTGCATCTGATTCGCCCTCCACATAAACGATTTTTTTTCTCATTAGCCTCTAACCTCCATGCCCTCATGGAGCGCTTCTTCTAGCATAGAATAGCTGTGTCTGATAAAGCCAAAAGTGCTTTCTTTTTCAAGCTCAAACAAGGCTATATCTTTAAAAACTCCCGTTTCATTATTGGGCATGGTGTTGATAGCGTTCAATAAAAATTCCTTATTGTGCGTGGTGGCAAAAATTTGAATCTGTAATTTTTGAGCTAACTTAAACAGAGCTTTTAAAAACTCTTGCATTTTTGTATGGTGCAAACCGCTTTCTATTTCATCAATAAAAAGATACTTGACGCGATTATCAAGAAGAATGCTCACCATGATAAAGAATTTGATAAAACCCCAACCAAACGAATTTAAAAGCCTTTTGGGACTTTCTTCTAGCGGTGTGTTTTCATCTTTGATTTGGATATAGACAGACTTTCTTATTGTATTAGCATTTAAAATATTAGGGTTGAAACATTGTAGGATTTCAATCAATTCTTTTTCTTTGCTTGCTAATTGTAAATTTTCCAATGCTTTAAGAGAATTAACAATAGATAATTCTATGGGAATAAACATCGCATTTTCTTTATAGGTTTGAGCGATTTTATCTAAATTAGAATGGATTAAACCTAGGTTTTGCCTTTCAAATTCATAAGTCATTGTCATGGGGGAAAGGGATGGATTGTAGGAAAATTGGAGCTGTGGCTTCGTTATTGTTGTGTTTATAAGGTTTGTCATATGAGCATCATCGCTATTCAAATTGATGTCTTTGCTGTAACTGGTTTGTGTGGGGTATTGGATAGTAAGAGGGATAGTAGCATGTTCAAATTCAGTGCGGATACTAATAGGATTAGCGGTGTTTTCTTGATAAAAAAAGGTTTTTAGGTTGTCGGCATTGAGTTTGATTTTTCTGAATTCACTAATATTCACGGCATGTTCAGGAGGAAGACTGACTTGATTGGCAGTAGGATCACAAAGACCTGTGTTGGTATAAAGAGCTTCTAAAAGATTGGTTTTACCCGTATCGTTTTGACCGGTAAAAAAGTTGATGAGTTTAAAATTTTCCATTTTAAGGTGCTTAAAATTTTTGTAATTTTCAATCTCTACGCTTTTAATCATTTGGATTTCGCCTTTTAATGAGTCTAGTTGATACCGCCAAGTTTATAGTTGCTCTAATTTTACATTATTTTGATTAAATTTTGAATACTCATCTATTGCAAACCTTGCGTTTAAATTATGGTAGCAAAGTTAATTCGCATTCTTTTTTAATTCAAGGGTTAGTTTTGATTATCTTTTTAGGGATTATGCAAGCCTCATTTTATTTAATTGGGATCAATCTAACTTAAACAGATTTCTTCTAATCCATCCTTTAAATTTAGCTTCAAATCGCAGATCTAGTAGTCTAAAGCTTCTTCTTTGGAGTTGGGGTTAAAAAGAGCCTTTTATTTTATTTTAAAGCGGTTTTTTTCTAAAGCGTTTTGAATCGCAATAGAGGGCGATAGATAATTGTAACGCACTAAAATTTCGGTGATTTCTTTAAAAATGGGGGCTGCAATCTTGCTAGCGTAATATTCTTCCTTGCCATGCGAGCCTAAGATAACCACGCCGATAGTAAAAACCTGCCTTTCATCTTCAGCGAACCCAAAAAAAGAGCTGTTGTAGGACTCCGCGCTATAACTCCCGTTTTTAGCAACCCTAGCCGTGCCGGTTTTTCCCCCTATGTATAGCCCTTCAAATTGAGCGTTTTTGCCTGTGCCATAACGCACTACTTTGATTAAGGTTTCTTTCATTTTCCTAGCGCTTTTGGGGCTAATGACTTGAAAGGTGGGTTTGGGGCTAGGGATGTAAATATCGCCATTAGGGGCGGTTTCTCGTTGCACTAAATAGGGGGTAGTTAATTTGCCTTCATTAGAAAACACCGCATAAGCCCTTAAAAGCTGCAAAAAAGTCGCGTTCAACCCATAGCCATAAGAGACGCTCCCCTTTAACACTTCACGCTTGAAAGCGGACAAAGGAGGGATCTTTCCTGTGGCTTCTAAGGATAAATCAATGCCGGTTTTTTGAGAAAATCCATAGCCTAAAAGCCCGTTATAGAAATCCTCTGGGTTGAGGCTTTTACTGATTTTTATCATGCCCACATTGCTAGATTGGATCAAAATGTCTTCCACAACGGCCTTTTTACTGGGGATAAAGTCGTCTTTAATGGTGTATTTTCCTAATTGGTAATAGCCATGGTTTAAATCAATGCGCTCTTTAGGGTTAATCAAATTCTTATCTAACAGCAAGGAATAAACAATAGGTTTAATCGTGCTGCCTGGCTCAAAAACCTTTTCGGCAACGCTCAAATTCAAGTTTTCATAATCGCTGGTTTTAATCGCATTAGGATCAAAGCGGTTGCTTGAAGCTAAGGATAAAATTTCCCCGCTTTTAGGGTTGATAATGCCCACCAGGATTTCTTTAGCCCTGAGTTTGTCTTTGGTTTTATCTAATAGGGTTTCAATTTCTCTTTGGAGTTTTAAAGGAACGCTCAAATACACCTCATAGCCATCAAGGCGCTCAACCTCTGTGTAAGAGTGGTTTTGAATGAAATTAAAACTCACGTCTCTTTTGCCTGTTCTTATGCCATTTTGTTGGGCTTTAAGCAAGTTGTTTTGAGATTTTTCAACGCCTTTCTTACCGGTAGTTAAAGTGAGCTTGTCTTCTTCTTGTTTTTGCACATAGCCAATGATGGGCTCTAGGCTATTTTGATAAGGGTAATGCCTGGAAACGCCGCTCACTTCAATGTTTAGCCCTTGCTTTTGCCACACTTTATCGTGTGCGTCTTTGAAATTTTGAAAAACCCCAAAGGCTAAAAATTTCTTATTCAAGTCTCTAATATTAGCGGCCATATTGGGCGTGAGATTGTAAGCTAAAATCGTGTAGCCTTTCGTATTGAGCGCGTCTTTTAGGGACTCTTTAGGGATATTGCTATAAATAGAAAGGAAATCAACGAAAAAATCTTCTTTATTTGGGTTTAAAAACCTTGTGTCAAAGCCCAATTTGAAAAGGGTTTGTGAAGTGGCTAGGCTGTAGTTGTCTTGACTATAAATAGTCCCCCTAGTAGCGGTGTCTTGTTTGATCATCACCAAAGTGGGCATGTTGGCTTGTGCAAAAAAAGCTTTTTTAAAAGCGACCATTAAAAAAATAAAAAAAAGCAACAAAAAGATTAGCGCCGTAACCACACCCTTGTCTCTTTGGATTTTTAGGAATTGCTCTGGGTTGAAGTAAGGATCAATATTCTTATTATCCATAAGCGCTTACTTGAAAATGGCGTGGCGTTGGACTTTCACAACGCATGGGAGCACGGATTTTTGATGGTAAAATCTATTAAAATGGGGCGTAACAAAAACAAACCCTCTCTTTAAAAAAGACCAAGCGATCATTTAAAGAGACGCCACTTAAGAGATTAGATCTGCGTTCTCAAAAGCTCTTTATAAGCACTGATGGCTTTGTTACGCACTTCAAGCATGAGTTTCATGCTCGTTTCGGCCTTCCCTATGGCGATAGCCGCTTGGTGCAAGTCCTTGATCTGCCCTGTCGCCATGTCAGCTAAGGCTTTATCAGACTGCTCTTGAGTGTTATTAAGCTCGTTGATAGATTGTTTCAAGAGTTTAGAAAACTCCCCACCTTTTTGTTCTTTAAAGGCGTTACCCGATTCTTCTCTTTTAGTCCTGTTGTCCGTGTTAAGCTCAGAGAAAGGACTCAATAAGCTTTTATCATTGTGTATGGCTTGCATAGAACCTCCTTAAGCTCTTTTTTAAAAATTTAACTCTATTAAATATCTTATTCATTTCTGTATTCTACTGATCTTTGGCTAATACTACCTAAATTTCCTTATACTACCATAAATTGCTGAAAATCATTCATGTTTGTAACATGCCAATCGCATTTTGCGCCATGTTTTTAGCGCTTTGAAAGGCTGCAACATTGGCCTGATAAGCCCTAGTCGCTTCCACTAAGTCCGCCATTTCAACCACCGCATTCACATTGGGGTAAGCCACATAGCCTTGAGCGTTAGCGTCAGGGTGGCTGGGATCGTATTTCATCAAAGGCTCGCTATCATCGCGCGCAATCTTATCCACCACCACGCTTGTGATAGGGATTAAGGGGTTGTCATCGCCTTCATCTAAAGGGTCTTCATAGGGGGTAATTTGATTGTTTTGGGCGATTTTTTGGTTTAAAATCTCGTTGAAATCAAAAGCCCTAAACACCGCTTCTTGCCTCCTATAAGGGCCTCCTTCGCTCGTGTGCGTGGTGTTAGCGTTAGCGATATTAGAAGAAATCAAATTAGCCCTTAAGCGTTGGGCGGACAAACCATAACCGCTAATATCAAAAGAAGATAAAAACATGCTTTTCTCCTAATTATAAATTCTTACTAGAGTCAATGGCGTAATTGATCACGCCTCGATACTTTTTTACGGCTGAACTCAAGGCTAAATACATGGTAGAGTTCTTGCCCATTTCACTCGTTTCAATGTCTAAATCCACGCTGTTGCCATCATTTTTAGCCAAATGCCCGTCTCTAAAAAAAAGGCTCGCCCCCTCTTTAGCGCTATTTTCAAAGTCTAAATGCCTGGGGTTAGTGTGGGCTAAAGGCAAAACTTTACTGGATTGGTTTTCAAAAATTTCTGCTTTTTTCTCTGCTAAAACGCTTTCAAAATCCAAATCCTTTGGCCTGTAAAAGGGGGTATCCACATTAGCGATGTTAGAAGCGATCATATCCTGCCTTAAAGCCCTATAATCTAGCGCTTTATAAACCAATCCAAACGCTTTAGAAAAATCCATCAAAACCCCTTTTTAAACCCTTGCAAATTTTTAGCATGCAAAAAACATTCCAAAAATAGCTCATTCCCTCATCAAAGAATGCGATGAATTTCACAGCATGCTTAAAGTTGGAGCGATAAGCCAATTCAGAGCCATTATAGTGTAAAATACCCCTAAAATACCTTAAAATAACGCCTATTCAAAAAACCAAAATAAGGAAATCCTAATGACTACAGACAGAAACCTGTTTTTTTGCGCTTCGCTATTGATTTTTTTGGGGGTATTGATGAGCTATTCGCTCTCAACTTACACCTCAGTGGTGCTGTATCATTATGGGGAATTCCATTTTTTCATACGCCAGCTTGTGAGC
Protein-coding regions in this window:
- a CDS encoding AAA family ATPase encodes the protein MIKSVEIENYKNFKHLKMENFKLINFFTGQNDTGKTNLLEALYTNTGLCDPTANQVSLPPEHAVNISEFRKIKLNADNLKTFFYQENTANPISIRTEFEHATIPLTIQYPTQTSYSKDINLNSDDAHMTNLINTTITKPQLQFSYNPSLSPMTMTYEFERQNLGLIHSNLDKIAQTYKENAMFIPIELSIVNSLKALENLQLASKEKELIEILQCFNPNILNANTIRKSVYIQIKDENTPLEESPKRLLNSFGWGFIKFFIMVSILLDNRVKYLFIDEIESGLHHTKMQEFLKALFKLAQKLQIQIFATTHNKEFLLNAINTMPNNETGVFKDIALFELEKESTFGFIRHSYSMLEEALHEGMEVRG
- a CDS encoding peptidoglycan D,D-transpeptidase FtsI family protein: MDNKNIDPYFNPEQFLKIQRDKGVVTALIFLLLFFIFLMVAFKKAFFAQANMPTLVMIKQDTATRGTIYSQDNYSLATSQTLFKLGFDTRFLNPNKEDFFVDFLSIYSNIPKESLKDALNTKGYTILAYNLTPNMAANIRDLNKKFLAFGVFQNFKDAHDKVWQKQGLNIEVSGVSRHYPYQNSLEPIIGYVQKQEEDKLTLTTGKKGVEKSQNNLLKAQQNGIRTGKRDVSFNFIQNHSYTEVERLDGYEVYLSVPLKLQREIETLLDKTKDKLRAKEILVGIINPKSGEILSLASSNRFDPNAIKTSDYENLNLSVAEKVFEPGSTIKPIVYSLLLDKNLINPKERIDLNHGYYQLGKYTIKDDFIPSKKAVVEDILIQSSNVGMIKISKSLNPEDFYNGLLGYGFSQKTGIDLSLEATGKIPPLSAFKREVLKGSVSYGYGLNATFLQLLRAYAVFSNEGKLTTPYLVQRETAPNGDIYIPSPKPTFQVISPKSARKMKETLIKVVRYGTGKNAQFEGLYIGGKTGTARVAKNGSYSAESYNSSFFGFAEDERQVFTIGVVILGSHGKEEYYASKIAAPIFKEITEILVRYNYLSPSIAIQNALEKNRFKIK
- the fliE gene encoding flagellar hook-basal body complex protein FliE; amino-acid sequence: MQAIHNDKSLLSPFSELNTDNRTKREESGNAFKEQKGGEFSKLLKQSINELNNTQEQSDKALADMATGQIKDLHQAAIAIGKAETSMKLMLEVRNKAISAYKELLRTQI
- the flgC gene encoding flagellar basal body rod protein FlgC, which translates into the protein MFLSSFDISGYGLSAQRLRANLISSNIANANTTHTSEGGPYRRQEAVFRAFDFNEILNQKIAQNNQITPYEDPLDEGDDNPLIPITSVVVDKIARDDSEPLMKYDPSHPDANAQGYVAYPNVNAVVEMADLVEATRAYQANVAAFQSAKNMAQNAIGMLQT
- the flgB gene encoding flagellar basal body rod protein FlgB codes for the protein MDFSKAFGLVYKALDYRALRQDMIASNIANVDTPFYRPKDLDFESVLAEKKAEIFENQSSKVLPLAHTNPRHLDFENSAKEGASLFFRDGHLAKNDGNSVDLDIETSEMGKNSTMYLALSSAVKKYRGVINYAIDSSKNL